Proteins from a single region of Lentimicrobium saccharophilum:
- a CDS encoding C10 family peptidase: MKRIFTLALALLTLAVSANPVDKKTAEQVAVNYYVHYAPASITDYSVSGTIENATDGITTIYTFTFTSGGFVMVAADDASIPVLGYSHSGTLDAEVYNPAAQAWIENYSREIASLATSRMDNSATRPVWDNILNKSMEREIMDVTPLVTTTWDQGCYYNALCPVEPGAGFGSCGRAWTGCVATTMSVLMKYHNFPTSGIGYHSYMHPTYGVQSADFAAATYNYAAMPNNVTTANAAVATLMYHAGVSVNMQYGADGSGAFSEDVPFALVNYFNFAPTAELKSKTDYPLMADWYTLLRTELDAARPVYYAGSSTASGGHAWICDGYRMSDNKFHFNWGWSGSYNGYFAIGSLNPGGNNFNDDNRAIIGVMPGDNPVGWIIQNSGFVSPSRGINYIHAVDENVAWAAAYDGSGTGSTINEFTRTTDGGSTWTTGQILGGTTYGIGNICGISENIAYVALYNGVGNQNNTCGIYKTSNGGTTWTQLPGALQGSTSFANNVYFWNEQEGMCHGDVKDGYFEIYTTVNGGSTWQRVPAANITNGTPLSGEGGWTSCIEVTGNTVMFGTNKGRVFISDDKGLTWRVSNANITAVANGGINVIAFKDPMNGIVAQTTAPVQVRRTSDGGDTWENITPAGAFLTNDINFVPGTENTYVSTGAATGATGISYSHDGGSTWTLFGGTGSKQFLAADFFSSTVGYAGGFNENQYNGGMYRMIGDLAAGATGPQIAVSPMEINATLQPDAQATETMTITNNGDEDLTWSIAIDPGTASWLSVAETSGTTAAGTSTEVIVTMDATGLAADTYNATLVITNNSTTATVNVPVHMIVSSGMPLDPPTDLQAAVSGNDVHLTWNAPGGGTGTIEELIYDNDLPTGGYSYNGYTMSTHMTPQGPCQVLSLKYFTTIGGVLEPTIFNAEVYGWDGTQPSTTLLHSVENINAVNESWVEVDISAANLMVTGDFVVGFGSVVDSTYLGYDEGLNNGRSWDYDNAGTWASWNEAYLIRAVVQYTDGKIRELSATPATFNPALKGALELSARTNGYTINNQLPIPARNHASRELLGYNVYRDGAMINTATVTELFYDDNDLEPGTYEYHVRALYAEGESENSNAAVAVIEGGSTTGIILDFEDLEDFSLTFGEWTAVDGDGGNTYGFEGITFPHTGEPMSYIAFNPAQTTPAVTDMEPHGGLRFGACFASVPPAVNDDWMISPKIMLGEDPALAFWVKSYTDQYGLETYNIKVSTTDMNPGSFTTIAGPIDAPADAWTFVSYDLADYIGQEVYVAIQCVSNDRFVFMIDDVEITYTTNISKPEAASFTVYPNPSNGLLNITGDSRIENIRLVNFAGQVVYESAVNANEFRFETTGIAQGLYLLNITTERGIVTRKVSIR; this comes from the coding sequence ATGAAGAGAATCTTTACCCTTGCGCTGGCATTGTTGACACTGGCAGTTTCTGCCAACCCGGTTGACAAAAAAACAGCTGAGCAGGTAGCAGTGAACTATTATGTTCATTATGCTCCGGCTTCAATTACTGATTATTCGGTAAGCGGAACCATTGAAAATGCCACTGACGGCATCACCACCATCTACACCTTCACATTCACTTCAGGAGGTTTTGTGATGGTAGCAGCCGACGATGCATCTATTCCCGTTCTGGGCTATTCGCATAGCGGAACCCTTGATGCAGAAGTCTACAACCCGGCTGCACAGGCATGGATTGAGAATTACAGCCGTGAAATTGCATCCCTTGCAACTTCACGTATGGACAATTCTGCCACCCGCCCCGTTTGGGACAATATCCTGAATAAAAGCATGGAGCGTGAAATTATGGATGTAACTCCGCTGGTTACCACCACCTGGGATCAGGGATGCTATTATAACGCGCTTTGTCCTGTTGAGCCGGGCGCCGGATTCGGCTCCTGCGGCAGGGCATGGACAGGCTGCGTTGCCACTACCATGTCGGTGTTGATGAAATACCACAATTTCCCGACCTCGGGTATTGGATATCACAGTTATATGCATCCTACCTATGGCGTACAGTCAGCTGACTTTGCTGCTGCCACCTACAATTATGCTGCGATGCCAAACAATGTAACTACGGCCAACGCTGCAGTTGCAACCCTTATGTATCATGCGGGGGTATCGGTAAATATGCAGTATGGTGCCGATGGATCTGGAGCCTTCAGCGAAGACGTTCCTTTCGCATTGGTCAACTATTTTAATTTCGCACCCACTGCCGAGCTAAAAAGCAAAACTGATTATCCGCTGATGGCTGACTGGTATACCCTGCTCCGCACAGAACTTGATGCTGCCCGTCCTGTTTATTATGCAGGATCAAGCACCGCCAGCGGCGGCCACGCGTGGATCTGCGATGGCTATCGCATGAGCGATAACAAATTCCATTTCAACTGGGGATGGTCAGGATCTTACAATGGTTATTTTGCCATCGGATCACTGAATCCCGGAGGCAATAACTTCAATGACGACAACAGGGCTATTATTGGTGTAATGCCGGGCGACAATCCCGTAGGCTGGATTATCCAGAACAGCGGTTTCGTGAGTCCGTCACGTGGAATTAATTATATTCACGCTGTAGATGAGAACGTTGCTTGGGCAGCTGCTTATGACGGATCGGGAACAGGATCGACCATCAATGAATTTACCAGAACCACCGACGGTGGTTCAACCTGGACAACGGGTCAGATACTCGGAGGTACCACTTACGGCATCGGAAACATTTGCGGAATAAGCGAAAACATTGCATATGTTGCGCTTTACAATGGTGTTGGCAACCAGAACAATACCTGCGGCATTTACAAAACCAGCAACGGAGGCACAACCTGGACCCAGTTACCGGGTGCACTGCAGGGATCAACATCCTTTGCCAACAATGTATATTTCTGGAATGAACAGGAAGGGATGTGCCACGGCGACGTAAAAGACGGTTACTTCGAAATCTATACCACCGTTAACGGAGGTTCGACCTGGCAAAGGGTGCCTGCAGCCAATATCACCAACGGCACTCCGCTCTCAGGTGAAGGCGGATGGACATCATGTATTGAAGTTACCGGCAATACTGTGATGTTCGGTACCAACAAGGGAAGAGTTTTCATCTCTGACGACAAAGGACTTACCTGGAGGGTTTCAAATGCAAATATTACTGCGGTAGCCAATGGTGGTATCAATGTGATTGCTTTCAAAGACCCCATGAATGGCATTGTGGCTCAGACTACCGCCCCTGTTCAGGTTCGCCGCACCAGTGATGGCGGTGATACCTGGGAAAACATCACCCCGGCCGGCGCTTTCCTTACCAATGACATTAACTTTGTTCCTGGCACAGAAAATACCTATGTTTCAACCGGAGCAGCTACCGGAGCAACAGGTATTTCCTATAGTCATGATGGCGGATCTACCTGGACCCTTTTCGGCGGAACCGGAAGCAAGCAATTCCTTGCAGCTGACTTCTTCAGCAGCACCGTTGGTTATGCAGGCGGTTTCAACGAAAACCAATACAATGGTGGCATGTACCGTATGATCGGCGATCTTGCCGCCGGAGCCACCGGCCCCCAGATAGCCGTAAGCCCGATGGAAATCAATGCAACCCTGCAACCGGACGCCCAGGCAACCGAAACAATGACCATTACCAACAACGGTGATGAGGACCTCACCTGGAGCATTGCCATTGATCCCGGTACAGCAAGCTGGCTGAGCGTTGCTGAAACCTCAGGTACCACCGCCGCCGGCACAAGCACCGAAGTTATTGTTACCATGGATGCAACCGGGCTTGCTGCTGACACCTACAATGCAACCCTGGTAATCACCAACAACAGTACAACCGCTACGGTAAATGTACCGGTTCATATGATTGTATCTTCCGGAATGCCCCTCGATCCTCCTACCGATCTGCAGGCTGCCGTAAGCGGAAACGATGTTCATCTTACCTGGAATGCTCCGGGTGGCGGAACAGGTACCATCGAAGAACTGATTTATGACAATGATCTTCCAACTGGCGGATACAGTTATAATGGATACACCATGTCGACACATATGACTCCGCAGGGACCATGTCAGGTCTTATCACTTAAATATTTCACCACAATTGGTGGCGTACTCGAACCCACCATCTTCAATGCTGAAGTTTATGGATGGGATGGCACACAGCCTTCTACTACATTGCTTCATAGTGTTGAAAATATAAACGCGGTGAATGAATCATGGGTTGAGGTTGACATCAGTGCTGCAAACCTGATGGTAACCGGAGATTTTGTTGTAGGATTCGGATCAGTTGTAGACTCAACCTATCTGGGTTATGATGAAGGTCTCAACAATGGTCGCTCATGGGATTATGACAATGCAGGAACATGGGCTTCCTGGAATGAGGCATATCTGATCCGTGCCGTTGTTCAGTATACTGATGGAAAAATCCGCGAGCTCAGTGCAACGCCTGCTACATTCAACCCTGCGCTGAAAGGTGCTCTTGAATTGTCAGCGCGTACCAATGGCTACACCATCAATAATCAGTTGCCTATTCCCGCCCGCAACCATGCTTCACGCGAACTGCTGGGTTACAATGTTTACCGCGACGGCGCAATGATCAACACTGCCACCGTTACTGAACTTTTCTATGACGACAATGACCTGGAGCCGGGCACTTATGAATATCATGTCAGGGCACTTTACGCCGAAGGTGAATCGGAAAACTCAAATGCTGCAGTTGCGGTTATTGAAGGCGGAAGCACCACCGGTATAATTCTGGATTTTGAAGATCTGGAAGATTTCTCTCTCACTTTCGGTGAATGGACCGCAGTTGACGGAGACGGAGGCAACACCTACGGATTTGAAGGCATCACCTTCCCCCACACGGGAGAACCCATGTCATACATTGCATTTAATCCTGCTCAAACTACGCCCGCAGTAACAGATATGGAGCCACACGGCGGACTGCGTTTCGGCGCCTGCTTTGCTTCTGTTCCCCCCGCAGTGAATGACGACTGGATGATCTCGCCGAAAATTATGCTTGGCGAAGATCCTGCCCTGGCCTTCTGGGTTAAATCCTATACGGATCAGTATGGACTTGAGACCTATAATATCAAGGTTTCAACCACCGATATGAACCCGGGCAGCTTCACCACCATTGCAGGTCCCATTGATGCACCGGCTGATGCATGGACGTTTGTTAGTTATGACCTCGCCGATTACATAGGCCAGGAAGTTTATGTTGCCATCCAGTGCGTTTCGAACGACCGCTTCGTATTTATGATTGATGATGTGGAAATCACTTATACTACCAACATCAGTAAACCTGAAGCAGCATCATTCACAGTATATCCGAATCCTTCGAACGGACTGCTTAATATTACAGGCGACAGCAGGATCGAAAACATCAGGCTGGTGAATTTTGCCGGTCAGGTGGTTTATGAGTCTGCAGTAAATGCAAACGAATTCCGCTTCGAAACAACAGGTATCGCTCAAGGTCTTTACCTGCTGAACATCACTACTGAGAGGGGCATCGTTACCCGTAAAGTAAGTATCAGGTAA
- a CDS encoding HAD hydrolase-like protein codes for MFTHLFFDLDGTLIDSKPGIFKSVIHTLREMGIPAPSSEEELNPFIGPPLRQSFKTLFGFSDHKAEEATAIYREFYGREGMNLFTVYPGIPGALETLVSMGLSVSLVTSKAGIYASKIVEKAGLSRFLEMVSGCEINGNRSDKAELIDYTLQKHGILPGKEIVMIGDRYHDIRGAKLTGISSAGVLYGYGSREEIEAEKPDLIIPSPAELVDLLTGSAG; via the coding sequence ATGTTCACCCACCTGTTTTTCGACCTTGACGGTACTTTGATCGACTCGAAACCCGGCATTTTCAAATCGGTTATACACACACTCAGGGAAATGGGGATTCCCGCTCCCTCTAGCGAAGAGGAGTTGAATCCATTCATCGGTCCGCCCTTGCGGCAGTCTTTCAAAACTTTATTTGGCTTCAGCGACCATAAAGCAGAAGAAGCCACAGCGATTTACCGTGAATTTTACGGGCGCGAAGGAATGAATTTATTTACAGTATACCCGGGCATCCCCGGTGCGCTGGAAACGCTTGTATCTATGGGACTAAGCGTCAGCCTGGTGACCTCAAAAGCCGGGATATATGCATCAAAGATTGTGGAAAAAGCAGGCTTGAGCAGATTCCTTGAAATGGTTTCGGGCTGCGAAATCAACGGCAATCGCAGTGATAAGGCAGAGCTGATTGATTACACCCTGCAGAAACATGGCATTTTACCAGGCAAAGAAATTGTAATGATCGGCGACCGGTATCATGATATCAGAGGTGCAAAACTGACAGGCATCTCCTCCGCCGGGGTTTTATATGGATACGGCTCGCGGGAAGAGATTGAGGCCGAAAAGCCGGACCTGATCATCCCATCTCCCGCTGAACTTGTGGATTTGCTGACAGGCAGTGCAGGATAG
- the pyrB gene encoding aspartate carbamoyltransferase yields MKNRSLVSITDYTKEEYIKILNLAEEFEKNPTQRILEDFVVATLFFEPSTRTRLSFESAASRLGAKVIGFSDASNSSVSKGESLKDTILTVSNYSDIIVMRHPREGSARFASEVATVPIINAGDGGNQHPTQCLLDLYSIRKTQGKLDGLNVAFVGDLKYGRTVHSNVMALCNFNTTFHLVSPLELKLPSYVKMHIKSNNLNYHQYTDLSEVMPVADIIYMTRIQKERFSDPIEYEKVKNAYILTANMLSGCKENMRVLHPLPRVNEITEDVDVTKQAYYFQQALNGVYVRQALLASILGVK; encoded by the coding sequence ATGAAAAACCGGAGTCTCGTATCCATCACAGATTACACCAAAGAAGAATACATAAAGATTCTTAACCTGGCTGAAGAATTTGAAAAAAATCCGACCCAGCGCATCCTTGAGGATTTCGTTGTGGCTACGCTGTTTTTCGAACCTTCCACCAGAACCCGCCTGAGTTTCGAAAGCGCGGCATCCCGTCTCGGAGCCAAAGTAATCGGATTCTCTGATGCATCCAATTCAAGTGTTTCGAAAGGTGAATCACTTAAGGACACCATACTCACTGTCAGCAACTACAGCGACATCATCGTGATGCGGCATCCGCGAGAAGGAAGCGCCCGTTTTGCCAGCGAAGTAGCCACCGTTCCCATTATCAATGCCGGAGACGGCGGCAATCAGCATCCTACCCAGTGTCTGCTTGACCTTTATTCGATCAGAAAAACCCAGGGTAAACTCGACGGACTGAATGTTGCCTTTGTCGGAGACCTGAAATATGGCCGTACCGTGCATTCCAATGTTATGGCACTGTGTAATTTCAACACCACTTTCCATCTGGTATCGCCGCTCGAACTCAAGCTGCCCAGCTATGTGAAGATGCACATCAAGAGCAACAACCTGAATTACCACCAGTACACCGATCTGTCAGAAGTAATGCCTGTCGCCGATATCATTTATATGACCAGGATTCAGAAAGAAAGGTTTTCAGACCCGATTGAGTATGAAAAAGTGAAAAACGCATATATTCTGACGGCCAATATGCTTTCCGGCTGCAAGGAAAATATGCGCGTTCTTCATCCGCTGCCAAGAGTCAACGAAATTACCGAAGATGTGGATGTAACCAAACAGGCCTACTATTTTCAGCAGGCGCTTAACGGGGTATACGTCCGTCAGGCATTGCTGGCCTCCATCCTGGGTGTTAAATAG
- a CDS encoding cyclic 2,3-diphosphoglycerate synthase, giving the protein MKKNVIIIGAAGRDFHNFNTYFRGNANYNVVAFTAAQIPDIDGRKYPKELAGEDLYPAGIPIHAEEDLPRLIKELKVDDCVFSYSDVPYPRVMNLSAVVNAAGANFLLLGPRDTMVSSTKPVIAVGATRTGCGKSQTSRRIIEILMEKGLKVVAVRHPMPYGDLNAQKVQRFATVEDLKKHKCTIEEMEEYEPHVVRGNVIYAGVDYEAILREAEKDPNGCDVILWDGGNNDFPFYKPDLMIGVADPLRPGAEVSYYPGEVVARMSDVIVINKIDSASLENINAVRANLAKVNPGAIIVDGASPLTVDKPELIRGKKVLVVEDGPTLTHGEMKIGAGVVAALKHGAGELVDPRPYTVGKLSETFRIYPNIGTLLPAMGYGDEQVRDLEKTIENTPCDTVVIATPIDLSRIVKINKPKVKVGYDLQEIGTPNLTGILDEFVKKHNLVK; this is encoded by the coding sequence ATGAAGAAAAATGTAATCATCATCGGAGCTGCCGGAAGGGACTTCCACAACTTCAACACTTACTTCCGCGGAAACGCGAACTACAACGTTGTAGCATTTACCGCTGCCCAGATTCCCGATATTGACGGCCGCAAGTATCCCAAAGAACTTGCCGGCGAAGATCTTTACCCGGCCGGTATTCCCATTCACGCTGAAGAAGACCTCCCCAGGCTGATCAAAGAGCTGAAAGTGGACGACTGTGTCTTCTCATACAGTGACGTTCCTTACCCCAGAGTTATGAATCTTAGCGCCGTTGTGAATGCAGCAGGCGCTAATTTTTTACTGCTCGGCCCCAGGGATACCATGGTATCAAGCACCAAACCCGTAATTGCAGTGGGCGCTACCCGCACAGGCTGCGGAAAAAGCCAGACCAGCCGCCGCATCATCGAAATCCTGATGGAAAAAGGACTTAAGGTGGTGGCCGTGCGTCATCCAATGCCTTACGGCGACCTGAATGCACAGAAGGTTCAGCGTTTTGCCACCGTGGAAGACCTAAAAAAACATAAATGCACCATCGAGGAGATGGAAGAGTACGAACCGCATGTAGTCCGTGGCAACGTGATTTATGCCGGCGTTGATTATGAAGCCATTCTTCGCGAAGCTGAGAAAGATCCCAATGGTTGCGATGTTATTCTTTGGGATGGCGGAAACAATGACTTTCCGTTTTACAAGCCCGACCTGATGATCGGTGTTGCCGACCCGCTCAGGCCAGGCGCTGAAGTAAGTTATTACCCGGGCGAAGTGGTAGCCCGTATGTCGGATGTTATCGTAATCAATAAAATTGACTCAGCCAGCCTCGAAAACATCAACGCTGTTCGTGCCAACCTTGCAAAAGTTAATCCCGGCGCCATTATTGTTGACGGTGCATCACCCCTTACCGTAGACAAGCCCGAGCTTATCCGCGGCAAGAAGGTCCTGGTTGTTGAAGATGGCCCTACCCTTACCCACGGTGAAATGAAGATCGGAGCCGGTGTGGTTGCCGCCCTGAAACACGGAGCAGGCGAACTGGTTGACCCCCGCCCCTATACTGTTGGCAAGCTGAGTGAAACCTTCCGCATCTATCCTAATATCGGAACCCTTCTTCCGGCAATGGGTTATGGTGATGAACAGGTTCGCGACCTTGAGAAAACCATCGAAAATACTCCCTGCGACACAGTTGTGATTGCCACCCCGATCGATCTGAGCAGAATTGTTAAGATCAACAAGCCTAAAGTCAAAGTCGGCTATGATCTCCAGGAGATCGGCACCCCCAATCTGACCGGCATCCTTGATGAGTTTGTCAAAAAACACAATCTGGTGAAATAA
- the argS gene encoding arginine--tRNA ligase, translated as MIEKILTAKALTAVSTLFNVEIDPSQLAVQRTTPAFRHQGDFSLVVFPLLRVSRKSPEATAAMLGDEILRTMPEAVSFGVVKGYLNIRVSAGYWLDFLQNNYDNGTFGIQPPASGKPVVVEFSSPNTNKPLHLGHIRNNLLGFSVSELLKANGQTVYKVNLVNDRGIHICKSMLAWKLFGNGETPESSGKKGDKLVGDYYVLFDRQYKLELLELMAGGLTEEEAAGNSQLMRQAREMLIKWEARDEETMALWNRMNGWVYNGFDVTYKRLGIDFDRIYYESQTYLLGKKIVDEGLEKGVLFRKDDGSVWINLNEEGLDEKLLLRSDGTSVYMTQDLGTAQLRADDYNADRLIYVVGNEQNYHFEVLKLILKKLGRPWADGIYHLSYGMVELPEGKMKSREGTVVDADDLMDEMIATARAMTEELGKIEDFESDEAESLYRMVGLGALKYFILKVDPRKNITFNPRESIDFNGNTGPFIQYTHARIRSVLRKAAAPVIFDGHANINQKEADLIILLSQFPMAVQQAGTELSPSVVANYMFEVAKEYNQFYHEFTILKEEDPGSRQLRLALSQMTAGVIRNGMKLLGIDVPDRM; from the coding sequence ATGATTGAGAAAATTTTGACTGCGAAAGCACTGACTGCCGTTTCTACCCTGTTTAACGTGGAAATTGATCCTTCACAACTCGCCGTTCAGCGCACAACTCCGGCATTCCGCCATCAGGGCGATTTTTCACTGGTGGTATTTCCACTACTCAGAGTTTCCCGGAAATCTCCGGAAGCTACAGCTGCTATGCTGGGTGACGAAATACTCCGTACAATGCCTGAGGCAGTTAGTTTCGGAGTGGTCAAAGGTTATCTCAATATCCGGGTCAGCGCTGGTTACTGGCTCGATTTTCTGCAGAATAATTATGATAACGGAACTTTTGGAATTCAGCCCCCCGCTTCCGGTAAGCCGGTAGTTGTTGAATTCTCATCTCCCAATACCAATAAGCCGCTTCACCTCGGACATATCCGGAATAACCTGCTTGGTTTCTCAGTGTCGGAATTGCTTAAAGCTAACGGACAGACCGTTTATAAAGTGAACCTTGTAAACGATCGTGGCATCCATATCTGTAAATCAATGCTTGCCTGGAAGTTATTCGGTAATGGAGAAACCCCTGAATCATCGGGAAAAAAGGGTGATAAACTGGTGGGCGACTACTATGTGCTTTTTGACAGGCAATACAAACTCGAACTGTTGGAACTGATGGCCGGCGGGCTTACCGAAGAGGAGGCAGCAGGTAATTCGCAACTGATGCGTCAGGCCAGGGAAATGCTTATAAAATGGGAAGCCCGCGACGAGGAGACCATGGCTTTATGGAACCGGATGAACGGCTGGGTGTACAATGGATTTGATGTGACCTATAAAAGACTGGGCATTGATTTTGACAGGATTTACTATGAATCACAGACTTATCTGCTGGGTAAAAAGATTGTGGATGAAGGGCTGGAGAAAGGTGTGCTGTTCAGGAAAGATGACGGATCAGTATGGATTAACCTGAATGAAGAGGGGCTTGATGAAAAACTGCTGTTGCGCAGCGACGGTACTTCGGTATATATGACCCAGGACCTGGGAACTGCCCAGCTCAGGGCGGATGATTATAATGCTGATAGGCTGATTTATGTGGTTGGGAATGAGCAGAATTATCATTTTGAAGTGCTGAAACTTATTTTGAAAAAACTTGGCCGTCCCTGGGCTGATGGTATCTACCATTTGTCGTATGGCATGGTTGAACTGCCTGAAGGCAAAATGAAATCGCGCGAGGGTACGGTTGTGGACGCCGATGACCTCATGGATGAAATGATTGCCACTGCGCGGGCTATGACCGAGGAACTCGGGAAAATAGAAGATTTTGAAAGCGATGAGGCCGAATCGCTCTACCGTATGGTAGGCCTGGGAGCACTTAAATATTTTATCCTAAAAGTGGATCCCCGGAAAAATATAACTTTCAATCCCAGGGAAAGTATTGACTTCAATGGGAATACCGGCCCATTTATTCAGTATACCCATGCCAGGATCAGGTCTGTGCTTCGCAAGGCAGCTGCACCGGTTATTTTTGATGGTCATGCCAACATTAACCAGAAAGAGGCGGATCTGATCATACTCCTGAGCCAGTTCCCCATGGCGGTTCAACAGGCAGGCACAGAACTCAGCCCTTCGGTGGTGGCCAATTATATGTTTGAGGTGGCAAAGGAGTATAATCAGTTTTATCATGAATTTACCATCCTGAAGGAGGAAGATCCCGGCAGCCGGCAGCTCAGGCTGGCGCTTTCGCAGATGACCGCAGGAGTGATCCGTAACGGGATGAAACTGCTGGGCATTGACGTCCCCGACAGAATGTAA
- a CDS encoding aconitase/3-isopropylmalate dehydratase large subunit family protein produces MTIIEKILASHSDQETVKPGDIIDVFIDTRAARDFGGANVVKNLLDNGLSVADPKHTVFTFDCNPGGSDQKYAANQQFCRMYARQHDIPVYDVDAGIGTHLAIDKGFVFPGSTFVSTDSHANIMGAIGAFGQGMGDQDIAAAWAKGAVWFKVPESVKLNLNGKLPANVTAKDIVLNLLSIFGANKLLGYSVEVYGDAVEALTLDERITISSMATEMGAIIILFTPNEKVLDALQALTGKRYTPVVADGDAVYTKTFDIDISRFVPMVANPGHPHDNAPLESVMKKKIDSAFIGSCTNGRIEDLRITAEILKGRKVAPGVVLKIVPSTDEIWQQALNEGLIKIFKDAGALVSNAGCAGCAAGQVGQNGPDEVTISTGNRNFAGKQGKGYVYLASPATVAASAVAGYITDPMNIPEQPAVFTKTEGATQTTVKERKVPAEVKTTVEGRVWVIRKDDIDTDMIFHNRYLAITDINEMGQYTFDNLKGYEDFAKKARPGDIVVTTKNFGAGSSRQQAVDCFKALGVQCIIAESYGAIYERNAINAALPILTYAEGMLEETSMETGDVIRVNFTTGDLSNLSKGKSTRINKFYDAQLQIYKNGGLL; encoded by the coding sequence ATGACAATTATTGAAAAAATTCTGGCCAGTCATTCGGATCAGGAAACCGTAAAACCGGGAGATATCATTGACGTGTTTATCGATACCCGGGCCGCACGTGACTTCGGCGGCGCCAATGTGGTAAAAAACCTGCTTGACAACGGTCTTTCGGTTGCAGATCCCAAACATACCGTTTTTACTTTCGATTGCAACCCCGGAGGTTCCGATCAGAAATATGCGGCCAATCAGCAGTTCTGCCGAATGTATGCCAGGCAGCACGACATCCCTGTTTATGATGTAGATGCAGGCATCGGAACCCATCTCGCCATTGACAAGGGATTTGTCTTTCCGGGATCAACCTTTGTTTCCACCGACTCCCATGCAAATATTATGGGAGCAATCGGTGCTTTCGGACAAGGAATGGGTGATCAGGACATTGCCGCTGCCTGGGCCAAAGGGGCTGTATGGTTTAAGGTTCCTGAATCGGTGAAACTCAACCTGAATGGGAAGCTCCCTGCCAATGTCACTGCAAAGGATATTGTGCTAAACCTTCTTTCCATCTTCGGGGCAAACAAGCTCCTGGGATACAGTGTGGAAGTCTATGGGGATGCCGTTGAAGCGCTGACCCTCGATGAAAGGATTACTATTTCGTCAATGGCCACGGAGATGGGCGCCATCATCATTCTGTTTACACCCAACGAAAAAGTACTTGACGCGTTGCAGGCATTGACCGGCAAGCGCTATACCCCGGTTGTGGCCGACGGTGATGCTGTTTATACCAAAACTTTTGATATCGACATCAGCAGGTTTGTACCCATGGTGGCCAATCCCGGCCATCCCCACGACAATGCCCCGCTGGAATCGGTAATGAAGAAGAAAATCGATTCCGCTTTTATCGGAAGCTGTACCAACGGACGTATTGAGGACCTCAGGATTACCGCGGAAATCCTGAAAGGCCGTAAAGTTGCACCCGGGGTTGTCCTTAAAATTGTCCCTTCAACCGACGAGATCTGGCAACAGGCACTGAATGAGGGGTTGATTAAAATTTTTAAGGATGCCGGAGCGCTGGTTTCGAACGCCGGTTGTGCAGGCTGCGCAGCCGGGCAGGTAGGGCAGAACGGACCGGATGAGGTGACCATCAGCACGGGAAACCGGAATTTCGCAGGAAAACAGGGCAAAGGATATGTATACCTTGCATCCCCGGCAACGGTGGCTGCATCTGCAGTGGCAGGATACATTACCGACCCGATGAATATCCCGGAGCAGCCGGCCGTATTCACCAAAACCGAGGGCGCCACACAAACGACCGTTAAAGAAAGAAAAGTCCCTGCAGAGGTAAAAACCACTGTTGAAGGCCGTGTCTGGGTTATCCGTAAAGACGATATCGACACAGATATGATCTTCCACAACCGCTACCTGGCCATTACCGATATAAATGAAATGGGTCAGTACACTTTCGACAATCTGAAAGGATATGAGGATTTTGCCAAAAAGGCCCGGCCCGGGGATATCGTGGTTACTACCAAAAATTTCGGAGCGGGGAGTTCACGCCAGCAGGCAGTTGACTGTTTTAAGGCGCTGGGTGTTCAGTGTATCATTGCTGAATCATACGGAGCCATCTATGAAAGAAACGCCATCAATGCCGCCCTTCCGATTCTTACCTATGCAGAAGGGATGCTCGAAGAAACCTCAATGGAAACAGGTGATGTAATCCGTGTTAACTTCACCACCGGCGATCTCTCCAATTTGAGTAAAGGCAAGTCCACCCGCATCAACAAATTTTATGATGCACAGTTGCAGATTTACAAAAACGGCGGCCTGCTTTAG